The following DNA comes from Rhizobium sp. EC-SD404.
ATCTGATGTGCGCTATTCGATTGAAAGTCGCGTTGTACGCCAAGGGTCTGAACTGCGAGCCGCATCACATGCAAATGAATTATGCTGCGGGGGTTACCCTGCTCGGGCTCAGTGAACAGTGTGTCCAAGAAAGCTCCCCCTTGAGCAAAAAGCAGGTGTTGAATGAAATGCGAATTTCGGGTGTTCAGAAACCAACCTGATCGCCCAGGTTGAGGCAGCAAGCTGACCCCCGCAAACTTTGGATGGTCCGGGAGACGCGAAACGGCAGCTTGCCGACGAAACTCCCTATAACCGGACGGTCCGAACCCGGCCCCAAATCCGCCTCGGGAAATTATTTCCCAAGTGTAACTGGCCGAGGGGACGCCAATAAGTGAGACGGGGTGGTGGCTGGCCGGTTAGGGAATTACGCCGTGTCTTCGCTCGCCACTCAGCCACTCGATGCAGCTGCGGCGATGCATCGCCAATGTCGGTCCTCTCGACTCCGCAGTAGCACTGATTGTTGCGATATCGGCTGCGGCTGTATCTGGACGAATGTGGATCGCCGTCTCAATCCTTTGACCGTGAACGGGTGAAGACGGCAACCTGCCGCCTTCACGTTGATCTTCAGGGCGACGGAATAAAGAGCAGCACGGCTGTCGAGATGACCGCAGTCGTCAAAACAAGCACGCAAGCCAATTTCACGTCCTGCGTCCGGCCACTCACTGCGTCTGCGTTTCGCCCGGGATCGGGGCGGTCGCTTCCATAGGCGCGGCTGCATACCAGAAGTATCCGAAGACCGCTGCAGCAAGAATAAGGATGCCGCCCATGATGTTTCGCTGATTTCCTGGAGTTTGAGTTGGAGTCATTGGAGGTCGCCTTTGATAATGGAAGTTATCCCGCTCGCTCTCGCGACGGGTAGGCTTCACTGTTCTAGGCTTGGTGGCGGCGCGAAGATTACGCGCGGCTGACCGGTCAAAGCTCTTATCGAGATATTTTCCAGTCAAGGACATCCTAACAGACTATCGCTGCTGAGAAGACTTAATTCGTTAGCTCGAGCATCCCGATGAAGATGCTCAGTTTCGGCAGTGGCACAGATCAGATCACAGTGCTGATGGCCAGCTAGGTTGTCGACGCAGTCTGTTCGGTTGCGGTTAAGGGCGTGACAACTGAAGGCTAAGCCCAAGGCGGCGATGGCCGAAACATATGAAAAAATGGGGGTGCACGCCGCCGTCGAGATCGACCGGCGTTCAACGGCAGCTATTCGCTCTTGGTAGCCTATAACCGGTCAGACGAAGACCATCAGCTTCACCACGTGCTCAGGGCGCGCGCCCAGCGCATCCAAAACAGCACCCAGATTGGCATACCCTGCGGCACGAAATCCTGGGAGAGGGAGCCGGTTCGGTCTTGCCCGGTAGGCAGCGGCCATCACTCCCGCAGCATGCCGGCATGGGGCGCGAGGACCGCGACAAGATCGTTCGGGCTGCGACCGGTCCAGCGAGCGACCTCGCCTGTGACTCGATCCTCTGCCCCTTTGGCGATGTCGTCATCGAGGGTAGCGAGCGTCGTGGCATAGTTTGAGGGCAGGCCGTAACCCTCGTAGCGGCTGGCGAGCTCGACCACGGTCAAGCGGACGTGGCGTACCGCGCGGCCGCTCGCCTCGGCGATCGACCGGGCGACCTCGTCGTAGGACAGGGTCCGCGGGCCGGTGAGGATGGGTTCGTCGCCATTCAACGTCTCAGATCGCGTGAGCATGGAGGCGGCGACGGATGCGATGTCCTCGGCGTCGATGAAGGCGACGCGTCCATCCCCGGTTGCCGAGAAGATCGCGCCTTTTTCGCGGATGCCACTCAGATGCTGCGTCAGGAAGTTCTGCATGAACCAACTCGGGCGCAGCACCGCGTAGTCCTCGCTGTGGTCGGCAAGCCATGCATGAACTTCGCCCATCATCGGGCCGCCTTTCGGCAGCGAGGACGAGGATAGAAGAACGACGCGTCTGTCGGGAATGGCCCGCTCGAGGAAGGGCTGCATCGGCGCGAGAGGTTCGATCGTGTCGGTCGGCGCGACGAGATAGACACCGTCCACCCCATCGAGCGCGGCTTCGAACGTAGAGGCGTCGCGCCAGTCGAACAGGATATCTCCGGCCTCACGGGGATTGCGCGTCGCCGAGCGCACATCGACGCCCATCTCGCGCAGCTTGCGAGCGAGTGCACTGCCGGTCTTGCCGGTCGCGCCGGTGACGAGAACGGTATCAGCCATGGCGCACCTCGCCTTCTGTCAGCTTGGCGACCTCTTTTGCGCCGCGCAGGGCGCCGAGCACTGCTAGCGGGTTCCAGTAGTCCTTGTAGTGGACGATCCGCCCGTTGCGCGTCCGGATGATAGACACGTAGCGCTGCTCGTAGGGTTCACCGGTTGCAATGCCTGTTCCGAAACCATTGAATTCGAGGACCACAGTGTCCGGGTCGGTCGTTTCGATGATCGTCGGCTCGCTCATGCCGTCGAATGTGATGAGCGTGCCGAGCATGGCGAGATGATCCGTCAGAGCTTTTCGCCCCTCGATGCGACGGGGCAGATCGGCGTAGGCGAATGGGAACTCCATCACCCCGTCCGGATCGAACATCTCGTCAAAGGATACCGCATCGGGATCGAGCCTGTTGCCAAGCGCGCTTCTCAGCATGCGGGAAAAGCTTCCAAAGGTCTCTGTCATGGTCTAAGTCTCCGTTGGAACGATAACGTTCCGACGATATAAGAGGTGTTTCAATGGAACGCAACCGTTCCGACGATAAGCCCGTCAGACGACTGAGTGGAGCAGCTGTCCGCAGGACCAGCGTCACGGACGCTCTCGTGCGGACCTTTTTCGAGGAATGGGCCGAAACAGGGTATGGGGGAATAAGCCTAGAACGCGTCGCCAAACGCGCAGGCGTCGGTAAGGCGGCGCTCTACCGCCGCTGGTCCTCCAAAGTGGAGATGGCGAGCGATCTCCTGACGAGCGTGGGGCTAAGCATCACCGAGACCGGCGACATGGGATCGCTGGAGGCCGATATCGAGGCGGTGCTTGTCGCGATCCGTCGCGTTCTGCGCCACCGCATGATCCGGCGTATTCTTGCCGATCTCCATGCCCATATAGCACGTGAGCCAGCGCTCGCCGAAGCGATCCGACCGATGCAGCAGGCGCGGCGGGAGCGCGCTCACGCGTTGGTCGAGCGCGCCATCACGAGAGGGGAACTGAAGGAAAGCGTCGACCGAGAGACGATCGCCGATCTCTTGGCCGCACCGATCTACTGGCGCCTCGTCGTGGTCGGCGGCCGTTCGGACCGCGAGCATATCCGGTGCCTAGCCCGCATGAGTGCGGCAGCCGCAAGGGCTGCGTAGCTGCCGACACCTTCTTGAGGGTTGACGTCGAATGTTCGCGTACTGCGAATTCGCGATGGTACGGCTTCAATGGGGTCGCAAGCCGCCGTCGAGATCAGCCTCAGCTCGACGGCAGCTATTCCGGCTTTGGCGCCCACAACTAGATCTTCCCGATTCGGCCCCTAAGCAGCCTTGGGAAATCATTACCCCAAGTCCGATTAGTTGAGCGCACGCCAACGACTGAGTTGCGGTGGTCTGCGGACGGGCGATGTCCTGGCAGTTAACGACAGCGGGCGTGGCCGAGCCTCGGAGGCTATCGGTGCCAAATTGCGTGGATTTCCTTTGAGACGACATGCGCGCGCAGCATTAGGGTCGACCCATGGGCGCGCTCTAAATTAACGCGTCGTGCATTCGAGAGCTGGCTCGTCGGGGCTCAGCTGCTGCACATCATTGCTCTTTACAGCTCAAAAGCCTGACGTGGGAGCCGCGATCAGCAGGTCAGGCGATTTACCTATTTGCTCAGAATTTCTGCCACCCAATGGCCGAAAGCAGGACAAGGGTCGACGCAAAGTTTAAGAGCGTTAAGAGCACGCTCAACCAAATCGGCGGCCTTGTCGAGCCGAAAAGGTGATCACTAAGATCGAACCGTTCGCGCGTGATCTCAGAAGGATGCGCGAACGATAGAAGGCGTCGTTGCAGTCACCATCGGGCCCTCGACGCTGTCCGGTGGGTTCCTGACGTGCCTGGCATGGTAATTCATAGTTCGAAGTGGTTGGTAACGTGTTTTCCAAGGCCTTGGTCGAAGGACATGCGTGTTCGCTGAGATACTCCGGAACCGATGACCTGCTGGCGCATTGCTGCCGTGTGAAGGGACGTCACAATTACATCGAAATCGGTAGAAGATACCGCGCGAGCGATCGAGCATTTATGCCGGCACGAAGCCGTCAGGCGTGCCAATTTAGCGCTGACTCAGTTCCACCTGAACAGTGACCTGCCCGCCGCAATGACTGAGCTTCTGGCGCGGCTGGATCAGCGGTCTTGAAAAGGGCTCGGTCGCAGAGCCAGCTGCTTACTGAGCGAGGCGCTCAGGCGAAGCCTTTAACGTAACCACAAGACCGGACTTCGCCCAAACGTAAGCGATGGATCCGCGTAAGTGTCCCGTCACGCTGCGCTCCACGAGTTTGCTTCCATATCCGCCGGGCCCGACGGGTATCTTGACCTCCGGCCCGCCGCTTTCCGTCCATACCAGCGTAACGGCTTCGTCATGTGCGGAGCACGATAGATCCAAGGTACCGGTATCGACCGAGAGTGCTCCATACTTAAGCGAGTTGGTTGCCAGTTCATGGACGACAAGTGCCAGAATTGTGGTGGCCATATCTCCGACGCGCATTCTCGGCACAGAAACGCGGATGCGCCCGCTGAAGGCGCCAAGGTCATCGTAGGGAGCAAGCAGCACCGACAGCAAATCGCCGAGAAGTGCTGAAGCAGTTGTGTTTTGTCCGGGAACTGGCCGAACCAGATCATGCGCCCGACCGAGAGCTGTAAGCCTCAGCGTCAGTTCGTGCGCCATGTCATTGACGGTTTTGGTCGACCGTGAGGTTATTGCGGTCAGGCCGGACGCGATCGCCAAGAGGTTCTTCACCCGATGGCTCATCTCACCAGCGAGAAGCTCACGGCCTTCTTCCGCCTGTTTCCTGCCCGTAACATCAATGAAAATGCCGAACATGATGCGTCCGACGATTCCTGCATCATCACCCTGACCGCGCGCCGAGATCCATTTGAGCTCGTCGCCGATCATGATGCGGAAGTCGATTTCATATGGGCCGACTATCGCGCGTGTGGCGTTGAATGCAGCCCGGACCCTGTCGCGATCGGCGGGGTGAATGTGAGCAGAAAGATCTTCGAAGCTGACGTCAATGCCTCGGGAAATACCCCACAGATCGTAGGCATTATCGTCCATGGCGAGAGCGTCGGTATCAACGTTCCAAGACCAGAGCGTCACACCGGCCGCTTCGATTGCCCGTACGAGGTTCTTTGGCTCCCACAGAAGCGGCTTCAGTTCATCTGCTGTGGTCGCCAAATATCTCTCCCGAATTCTCTGCCGCAGCCAAGGCCGCAGATTTTTGGCTGTCTTACACAGCAATGCCGCTCAGACAATGCAAGGCTCAACACATTTTAGTGCTTGCTTCAAAATGGCGGATTGTAGGGGAGCTATCCGCTAAGCGAGATAATCTTCCGAGCGGGGTTGGATCTTTCGAGGTGTATCGAGCTCAGTGCAAACTCGTCGGTGATGAAACCGTATTGATGGCTACTACGGTGATCGGCGGGATTATCGCCCATACAGGTCAGTCGGCGGCCAATGGCGGGCCGTTGCCGATAAATGGTCCCGCCATTCCGTTCCCGGCCCGATGGCCGTCATAAAGCAATTGGCGGAACTTGAAGCGCCATTAAAGCGCAAGCGCTCAACAATCATCCTAAGCGCTAAGTTCAGCGTCCACGCCAATTGTTAAATAGCTCAATTTTCTCAAAAAGCTCGGTGGGCGACACAGGCTTGGACACAATTCCGATAGAGACATTGCTGTGAGCGGAAGCGACCCGCTCTTGTCCGGTTACGAAAATCGAATGAATGCCACGCTGATGCAACCAGGCTGCTGCTTCTGGTCCCGTAGGGCCGTCGGCTAGATCGATGTCGACGAGGGCGCCATCAAATTCCAGGCTCGTAAATTGCTTCTGCAGTTCGGAAAAGCTGTCGAGAGCGCCCACAAAGACGTGTCCCAAATCTTCGATCATCTGCTCGACATGAAAAACGATCAGCGGGTTATCCTCAAGGTAAAGAAGACGTATTGGCGCCAAGACGACAGGGGGTGTGTGATTCATAGAGCACTAACCCGGTTGCGCGTCAGAGGTTGCCGCTACTCTTGAATATGCACCCCGCGCTTCGCACCGCAGCCCACCAGGTTCGAAAGCTATCGAGGGTTTCTGCCCGAAAATGCTGGCAAGCGCCGAGCGGATGTAGCGCGTGCCGTAACCAGCTCGGTTCGGCTCCTCGACACGGGGGCCTCCTCTCTCCAGCCAGGAGATCGCTAAAACGGGCTTGTCATCATGCGACAGGGTCCATTCAAAGCGGACCTGGCCTTCGGGCCGTGACAGTGCACCATATTTGATCGCATTTGTTGCCAGTTCATGCAGGCAGAGAGCCAGCGTGGTGCCAGCCTCCCTGTTGAGCAGCACCGCTGGACCGCTCGCGGCGATCCTAGCATCTCCATCGTGGACATATGGATCGAACGTGAGCTTGGCGATCTCGGCGATGGAAACATTCTCTCCGTCAGAATGGAAAACGGCGGAATGGACTTTGTCCAGTGCTCCAAGGCGGCCACGGAAGTCTTCGGCCAACGCCTCGATCGAAGTTGCCCCTCTTCGCGTCATCTCGAAGATCGACGTCACACTGGCGAGAATATTCTTGACCCGATGATTTAGTTCGCGGCGCAGCTCGGATTCTTGGGCGATGTGGTCGCGGACGTCGCGTTGGCGCAATCGAGCCAACAATGCCGACTGCACTCCGCTCACAAGCTCCACGGTCGTGACCGGTCGTTGATAGAACAGCAAGCGTGCTCTTGGCCAAGCGCGTGTGAGCGCGGCTCGCACCTCGTCCGGCCTGGATGCGCGGTCGAGGAGGACGACAACGGGTATTTCAGACCAAGAAGGTTGCGCGTGAACGTGATCTGCAACAGCCGCAATGACAGAGGCGGTCAGCGCTTCATGCGTCGTAACCAACACACCTGGCGAAGCGGCAAGCATTTCACCTAGATCGTCGTCCTGAGCGCCTATCCGAGCACTAATCTCGTGACCCGTGAGAAGCCGTCCAAGGTAATCGGCATCCTTACGGTATGGCGCCAGGATCAGGACGTGATCCAGCGTGGAGTTTTCGTATCTGTCGTCCGAGCCGTTCACGCTTCCGGGAGTGGATTGTAGGGCACGACACTAATGCCCGAACTTTGGATGAACAGCTCATGCACATCGAGATCGTGAGGACCGTGCCGTTTCTTCACGACAGTGATGTTGCGTCTCAGGCGCCCATCATGTTCCGTCAGTCGCAGCAGAAGTACCGTGTCACCAAGGAAGCTGACATCGACATCAATGCCGACGTTCTGACCCAATAGTCCGTGCTGAGCGACGATCAGCATGGTCAGGACACCCGCTCTTGCCAGATATTTCAGAAGGGACTGGATGTCGCGCACGGCTTTCTCACGGTGCGGAAGCGAGTTAAGATAGCCCGTGAAACTGTCGATGACCACGACGCGCGTCCGGTCTTCCGTGACGATCGTCTGGACGATCTGGGCAAACTCACCGGGTGAGATTTCATTCGGATTAAAATCGCGAATGATCAACTGCCCCTTCTCGTGAAAGGGACGCAAGTTCATGCCGAGCCCTTCGGACCTCCGGAAGAAGGTCTCAAGTCGTTCTTCAAACAGAAACAATGCAACGTTCTCGCCACGCTCCAACGCCGCCGTCGAATAAAGCGAGGCCATGGTCGATTTGCCTGTCCCGGACTGACCGATAACGAGCGTGATCGTGCCCGACTCCTGTCCGCCGCCAAACATTTCATCGAGCGTAGCAACACCAGATTTGATCAATTCCGGTTTGCTGTTTTCTGCCATCGATCCTGCAACGATACGCGGAAACACGACGACGCCCTGACCTTCGCGGATCGCCATGTCATGGTAACCATCTGCGATCGGCACGCCGCGCATTTTGCTCACTTCGATGCGCCTGCGCACCGCCCCGTAGTCTTGGAGCGACTTGTCGAACCGGATGACACCATGCGCGATGCCTTCTACTTCCTCGCCGTTGTTGCCTTCCCTGTCCTGCGTGTCGAGCAAGAGAGCGACAACGTTTCGCTTGGCCAGAAATGCCTTGAACCCAATCAGTTCACGCCGGAAGCGGGGCGTATCGCCAGTGATGAGACGAATTTCGAGCAGCGAGTCGTAGACAAGGCGGCTGGGCTTATATTCCTCGATCGCGCGCTCAATCGCCTGGCGCGTCTCGTCCAGCCGCAATTCCGCAGTTTGGAAAATGGTTTGATCCGCTCCCCCGTTCACTCCATCCGACGCTGAAAGCTCTTCGATCCGAATGCCGTCCATGGTCCAGCCATGCGAGACGGCGATGGATTCGAGTTCTGCGGCAGTCTGAGACAGGCTCACATAAATGCAGCGTTCGCCGGCCTCGACGCCCGCACGCAGAAACTGAAGCGCCGCAGTGGTCTTTCCGGCACCTGGGGCGCCTTGCAGCATGTAAAGGTTGGACGGGGGGAGCCCGCCTCGCAGGATATCGTCCAGTCCAGCGATCCCGGTTGAGATCGGGCTGGTTTTCTTTGCTTTCTTGGCCATTTCT
Coding sequences within:
- a CDS encoding response regulator, coding for MNHTPPVVLAPIRLLYLEDNPLIVFHVEQMIEDLGHVFVGALDSFSELQKQFTSLEFDGALVDIDLADGPTGPEAAAWLHQRGIHSIFVTGQERVASAHSNVSIGIVSKPVSPTELFEKIELFNNWRGR
- a CDS encoding sensor histidine kinase, producing MATTADELKPLLWEPKNLVRAIEAAGVTLWSWNVDTDALAMDDNAYDLWGISRGIDVSFEDLSAHIHPADRDRVRAAFNATRAIVGPYEIDFRIMIGDELKWISARGQGDDAGIVGRIMFGIFIDVTGRKQAEEGRELLAGEMSHRVKNLLAIASGLTAITSRSTKTVNDMAHELTLRLTALGRAHDLVRPVPGQNTTASALLGDLLSVLLAPYDDLGAFSGRIRVSVPRMRVGDMATTILALVVHELATNSLKYGALSVDTGTLDLSCSAHDEAVTLVWTESGGPEVKIPVGPGGYGSKLVERSVTGHLRGSIAYVWAKSGLVVTLKASPERLAQ
- a CDS encoding TetR/AcrR family transcriptional regulator, which produces MRTFFEEWAETGYGGISLERVAKRAGVGKAALYRRWSSKVEMASDLLTSVGLSITETGDMGSLEADIEAVLVAIRRVLRHRMIRRILADLHAHIAREPALAEAIRPMQQARRERAHALVERAITRGELKESVDRETIADLLAAPIYWRLVVVGGRSDREHIRCLARMSAAAARAA
- a CDS encoding sensor histidine kinase, which encodes MNGSDDRYENSTLDHVLILAPYRKDADYLGRLLTGHEISARIGAQDDDLGEMLAASPGVLVTTHEALTASVIAAVADHVHAQPSWSEIPVVVLLDRASRPDEVRAALTRAWPRARLLFYQRPVTTVELVSGVQSALLARLRQRDVRDHIAQESELRRELNHRVKNILASVTSIFEMTRRGATSIEALAEDFRGRLGALDKVHSAVFHSDGENVSIAEIAKLTFDPYVHDGDARIAASGPAVLLNREAGTTLALCLHELATNAIKYGALSRPEGQVRFEWTLSHDDKPVLAISWLERGGPRVEEPNRAGYGTRYIRSALASIFGQKPSIAFEPGGLRCEARGAYSRVAATSDAQPG
- a CDS encoding NAD-dependent epimerase/dehydratase family protein; protein product: MADTVLVTGATGKTGSALARKLREMGVDVRSATRNPREAGDILFDWRDASTFEAALDGVDGVYLVAPTDTIEPLAPMQPFLERAIPDRRVVLLSSSSLPKGGPMMGEVHAWLADHSEDYAVLRPSWFMQNFLTQHLSGIREKGAIFSATGDGRVAFIDAEDIASVAASMLTRSETLNGDEPILTGPRTLSYDEVARSIAEASGRAVRHVRLTVVELASRYEGYGLPSNYATTLATLDDDIAKGAEDRVTGEVARWTGRSPNDLVAVLAPHAGMLRE
- a CDS encoding ATPase domain-containing protein, translated to MAKKAKKTSPISTGIAGLDDILRGGLPPSNLYMLQGAPGAGKTTAALQFLRAGVEAGERCIYVSLSQTAAELESIAVSHGWTMDGIRIEELSASDGVNGGADQTIFQTAELRLDETRQAIERAIEEYKPSRLVYDSLLEIRLITGDTPRFRRELIGFKAFLAKRNVVALLLDTQDREGNNGEEVEGIAHGVIRFDKSLQDYGAVRRRIEVSKMRGVPIADGYHDMAIREGQGVVVFPRIVAGSMAENSKPELIKSGVATLDEMFGGGQESGTITLVIGQSGTGKSTMASLYSTAALERGENVALFLFEERLETFFRRSEGLGMNLRPFHEKGQLIIRDFNPNEISPGEFAQIVQTIVTEDRTRVVVIDSFTGYLNSLPHREKAVRDIQSLLKYLARAGVLTMLIVAQHGLLGQNVGIDVDVSFLGDTVLLLRLTEHDGRLRRNITVVKKRHGPHDLDVHELFIQSSGISVVPYNPLPEA
- a CDS encoding nuclear transport factor 2 family protein gives rise to the protein MTETFGSFSRMLRSALGNRLDPDAVSFDEMFDPDGVMEFPFAYADLPRRIEGRKALTDHLAMLGTLITFDGMSEPTIIETTDPDTVVLEFNGFGTGIATGEPYEQRYVSIIRTRNGRIVHYKDYWNPLAVLGALRGAKEVAKLTEGEVRHG